One part of the Oceanispirochaeta sp. genome encodes these proteins:
- a CDS encoding glycerophosphodiester phosphodiesterase family protein — MRVFAHRGASAYAPQNTLPSFKKALELKASGIELDVQLSSDGVPVVIHDFFLDRTSDASGFIHSLTWQEIRKADAGLWFGPEFKGTPVPSLEEVLALIPRDVTLNLEIKSISSLEEPVARIVSDLLNQEKERDLIVSSFNHPILKEYQSLDPDVKIGILTGSDFIGFPAYVEASGLRPFSIHPQATYLSAETIREYHERGWQVLTYTVNSLEQAGMVQNLGADGIFSDYPDLLTR, encoded by the coding sequence ATGAGGGTATTTGCGCACCGCGGCGCCTCAGCTTATGCTCCCCAGAACACCCTGCCCTCCTTCAAAAAGGCTCTTGAATTGAAGGCCTCCGGGATAGAGCTGGACGTGCAGCTTTCCTCTGATGGAGTTCCGGTCGTCATTCATGACTTTTTCCTGGATAGGACCAGCGATGCCAGCGGCTTTATTCACAGCCTGACCTGGCAGGAAATCCGCAAGGCTGATGCAGGCCTCTGGTTCGGCCCGGAGTTCAAGGGAACTCCCGTTCCCAGTCTGGAAGAGGTGCTGGCCCTGATTCCCAGGGATGTCACACTGAATCTGGAGATAAAATCCATCAGCTCCCTGGAAGAACCAGTGGCAAGGATTGTCTCGGACCTTCTGAACCAGGAGAAAGAAAGGGATCTCATCGTCTCCTCCTTCAACCACCCCATTTTAAAGGAGTATCAATCCCTTGATCCCGATGTGAAGATCGGCATCCTCACAGGAAGTGATTTTATCGGCTTTCCCGCCTATGTGGAGGCCAGCGGATTGAGACCCTTCAGCATTCATCCCCAGGCCACATACCTTTCTGCCGAAACGATCCGGGAATATCATGAGAGAGGATGGCAGGTCCTGACCTATACGGTGAACTCATTGGAACAGGCCGGGATGGTTCAAAACTTAGGTGCGGATGGTATCTTTTCGGATTACCCCGATCTGTTAACCCGGTGA
- a CDS encoding omptin family outer membrane protease, with protein MKGFAGVLVFSSPGRYNMCMRLTVLIFLLCTASLPLSALQARSGALLSPGRTAELSLSPFVSYMTGFSDELVYDSSSEPYPYMSRLHWEINPALISGLSGSVNIGNVLFLNAAAGSTINPSTGEMTDHDWLSGYFSQTDTEWTHYSLSDIYLTHSLLVDYNATVRFYRTYNFNLDFLSGFKLIQWGWTDSLKELDYPGSDYETLIGQNGIDYDIEYRIPYIGGGISFREGSFTGGWTFIYSWMVSVDDHDYHKFRGLHFYDTFRKGSYTGLSIYSSWHWTPVFSLALSLDIDSVHEFQGDTAVYNNSGSLRGFYPGSAGVRYDTSSLSLNLEYRY; from the coding sequence ATGAAAGGGTTTGCAGGAGTGCTGGTTTTTTCTTCTCCCGGAAGATACAATATGTGTATGAGATTGACGGTCCTGATTTTTCTCCTGTGTACTGCCTCCCTGCCTCTCAGTGCCCTGCAGGCAAGGTCGGGCGCACTCCTTTCCCCAGGCAGAACAGCAGAACTCTCGCTGAGTCCCTTTGTCTCCTATATGACAGGTTTTTCAGATGAACTGGTGTACGACAGCAGCAGTGAACCCTATCCTTATATGAGCCGCCTTCACTGGGAAATCAATCCGGCCTTGATCAGCGGTCTTTCCGGTTCTGTCAACATCGGGAATGTGCTGTTCCTCAATGCCGCAGCAGGAAGCACCATAAACCCCTCAACAGGAGAGATGACCGACCATGACTGGCTTTCGGGTTACTTCAGCCAGACCGACACGGAATGGACCCATTACTCCCTGAGTGATATTTACCTGACCCACTCTCTGCTGGTGGACTATAATGCCACAGTCCGGTTCTACAGGACATATAATTTTAACCTCGATTTTCTGAGCGGTTTCAAGCTGATCCAGTGGGGCTGGACGGATTCTCTGAAGGAACTGGATTATCCTGGATCTGATTACGAAACCCTCATCGGGCAGAATGGAATCGACTATGATATTGAATACAGAATTCCCTATATCGGAGGAGGCATTTCATTCAGGGAGGGATCCTTTACCGGTGGTTGGACTTTTATATACAGCTGGATGGTTTCTGTGGATGATCACGATTATCACAAATTCCGGGGGTTGCACTTTTATGATACATTCCGGAAGGGAAGCTATACCGGACTCTCCATTTATTCCAGCTGGCACTGGACTCCTGTCTTTTCCCTGGCCTTAAGCTTAGATATTGATTCTGTTCATGAATTTCAGGGAGATACTGCGGTTTACAACAACAGCGGCTCTCTTCGAGGCTTTTATCCAGGAAGTGCCGGTGTCAGGTATGACACAAGTTCTCTGAGCCTTAATCTGGAGTACCGCTATTGA
- a CDS encoding ATP-binding cassette domain-containing protein: MIQLTDQYLPEYPEKGKGPPLSWTWNPGESWVILGENGSGKTHFSELIADNMPGRVDKVSFEDLEELLEKQIRQDDSEYTGKVDTGTPLFEFLGLKIGGEIPTDAPPPPSGLEKLMNSGLRILSTGEIRKSLIYKALLGKPELLILDEPFDGLDKESVLQMQDMINTLIREGFPVLMILNRKSEILPTHSHVAVFRDFHLVFKGSLKEWVHFDSLDVPSEQKNLKIPASPGKAYQGGEDLLVDIRNTSIRYGDKTILDRVNWQVKRGEHWKITGPNGAGKSTLLGLITGDQPQAYANDIRLFGKPRGSGESVWEIKEKLGIISPALQLSYRVSLTARMCIVSGLYDSIGIYNSVPPRERALADEWLGYIGMFDKAETPLKRLSYGEQRLLLIARGLIKHPPLLILDEPCQGLDDRNRERILEVLGNFAGESESTLLYVTHHEEDKIRHIERHLCFHPCKGGFTLTSDALPLPQ, translated from the coding sequence TTGATACAACTGACCGACCAATACCTCCCGGAATACCCTGAAAAAGGAAAAGGCCCCCCCCTCAGCTGGACCTGGAACCCCGGTGAATCCTGGGTCATCCTGGGAGAAAACGGCTCAGGGAAGACCCATTTCTCAGAACTCATCGCAGACAACATGCCTGGAAGAGTAGACAAGGTCTCCTTTGAAGACCTGGAAGAACTGCTGGAAAAACAGATCAGACAGGACGACTCGGAATACACGGGAAAGGTGGATACAGGGACTCCCCTCTTTGAATTCCTGGGCTTGAAAATCGGAGGAGAAATACCGACAGATGCTCCCCCTCCCCCCAGTGGTCTGGAGAAACTCATGAACTCGGGCCTCCGGATACTCTCCACCGGAGAGATCCGTAAATCCCTGATCTACAAAGCCCTGCTGGGAAAACCGGAGCTGTTAATCCTGGATGAACCCTTCGATGGTCTGGACAAAGAATCGGTTCTGCAGATGCAGGACATGATTAATACCCTGATCAGGGAGGGCTTTCCAGTCCTGATGATTCTCAATAGAAAAAGTGAGATTCTGCCGACTCACAGCCATGTTGCTGTATTCAGAGACTTCCATCTCGTCTTTAAGGGCAGCCTGAAAGAGTGGGTGCACTTTGACAGCCTGGATGTGCCTTCGGAGCAGAAAAATTTAAAAATACCGGCCTCACCGGGAAAAGCATATCAGGGAGGAGAAGACCTTCTGGTGGATATCCGCAATACCAGTATCAGATATGGAGACAAGACGATCCTGGACAGGGTGAACTGGCAGGTGAAACGGGGAGAGCATTGGAAAATCACCGGCCCCAACGGTGCCGGAAAATCCACACTCCTGGGCTTGATTACAGGGGACCAGCCCCAGGCCTATGCCAACGACATCCGGCTTTTCGGAAAACCACGAGGCAGCGGTGAGTCAGTCTGGGAGATCAAGGAGAAGCTGGGGATCATCTCACCGGCCCTGCAGCTCAGCTACAGAGTCAGTCTGACCGCCCGAATGTGCATCGTCTCCGGACTGTATGACAGCATCGGCATCTACAACAGCGTTCCTCCCCGGGAACGGGCCCTGGCGGATGAGTGGCTGGGCTATATCGGCATGTTTGATAAGGCGGAAACCCCCCTGAAACGGCTGTCCTATGGAGAGCAAAGGCTGCTGCTCATTGCGCGGGGGCTGATTAAACATCCTCCCCTTCTCATCCTGGATGAACCCTGTCAGGGCCTGGATGACAGAAACAGGGAAAGGATTCTGGAAGTTCTTGGTAATTTTGCAGGCGAATCGGAATCGACCCTCCTCTATGTGACTCACCATGAGGAAGACAAAATCAGGCACATTGAAAGGCATCTGTGTTTTCACCCCTGCAAGGGAGGTTTTACATTGACCTCAGACGCTCTTCCACTTCCCCAATAA